The genomic stretch TTTTTCCTCGAACATCCCCATGCAGTGGACCGTGGGAGAATCGCCATTGGGGGTGGGGCTGACGGGGAGTGCGAGCGGAGCGAGCTTGAGCACCGATAGGTGCGAAGGGGGCACGCCCCCTCCCCTGTCTCCACCATACAGGGATCAGCCTACAACCCCACCCCGCCCGGCCTTCGGCCTCCTCATTCGCACCTAACGGTGCTCGAACTCCTGCCGTTCCGGCAGTCGTTCCCCGCCCCGAGGGGCGGGGGCAGTCATGGCGATAGGCGATGCCCCCTACGGGACATCGCTGGAGAAGATCGAAGGTCTTGGACTTGCGATGGACGGAACGTCCGGAGCACGAGCACCGCTAGGTGCGCAGCCCAGTGGAAAGCCGTGCTCCTGAGCACCCCTGATTGCGGCCATCTGGAGCAAACAGGGGGTTTCAACAAGGCCGAACTAACTTTCTTCAACGATTGGACGTGAATAATAGACGCCGGGAGGGAGATTTGAACTCCCGAGGTGCCAGGCACCAGTGGCTTTCAAGGCCACCGCCTTCCCGGACTAGACTATCCCGGCTCGCCTTAACCTATTGGTCACCGGACAAAAAAAGGTTGTTCATCCCCTGCGCGCGAAGACAACGGCAAGAAGCGCGAGGAGTGCGAGAGCAGCAGGGAGCGGCGCGGCCTGCGCAGGGGTGGGGGTCGCGTCCCCGAAGAGACCGGGCGCGGTCTGGCTTACCCGGACTGCGTCGGCGTTCGAGGCCGAGACCTGCACTGTGCCGCTGTCGTTGTAACTCATGGGATAGACCTTGACATAAACCAGGCCGCCCCGTGCGGCAACCTCCACGGTCTCAGGCTCGAGCATGCCCTTGTTGTTGACTTTATGGAGATTTCCATCCTCATCGACGTACTCGACCACCCAGTCGATCCCGGCCGAGGTCACGATCTTCACCGTGCCGCTTCTGGTGTCGACCTCGAAGTAGGCCGGGGCGGCCCGGCCGGCGGGGGAACTCGCGGAGATCATCGCCTCCGTCGGCGTCGGACCGGGTGTCCCTGCTACCACGAATACGGCGTCGCCGATGTAGCCTTTGGTATCGGAGAAGGTGACCTCGTACGAGCCTCCTTCGGAGATGGGCACCTCAACGGAGAACGCTCCGTTCTTGTCGGTCGCCACGTACTTCGGCCCGTAGACGATAAAGCCGTCGCGTTCGACCCGAACCTGTACGCCTGCGTCACCGAGATCCGCGATCGAACCCCGGAGGTCGAGCGTGCCGTCGAAGTCCTGGTTGCCCGGAGAGTTGATCTTGAGACTCCCGGACCGGTCGACCAGATTGACGATCTGCTGTTTCTTCGAACTGCTTCCAAAGGTAGAGAGCGTGGGATCGACGATCTCAATCGAGTACTGCCCCGGTTCGAGGCCGTCCGTCTCGAACGTCGTGGAGAACGACCCGTCATTCTGGACGGTGATAATCTTTCGTTCAATCTCGTGTTTCATATACTGGGCACGATACAGTATAATCTCCGTGCTGAACCCGGGATTGATCGTTGGTTTGGGAAGTCCCTCCACGATCGTGGTACCGGTAATTTCGAGTGTATCGCCGATGTACACCGTCTGCGGGGCACTGAATGAGATATATGCGGCCGATGCCGTACCGACGAGCATCATCGCGGCGATGATCGTCAGCCATGCGATCCTTTTCATATCATTACATCCTCGAATATGAGGTATAATGGTATCCAAATTAACCGAGAAGCCGCTGGCGTCCTGGCGAGGGAAAGACCGCTTTGACGGACGGATCCTCGATACCCTGACGGTTATCTTTCGAAGCGGCGGGTGCTCCTGGAACCGGTGCCGGATGTGCGGCTACCGGCACGAGCGGTATCCCGACCTCCCGGGGGAAGAACTCGCCGAACGGATGATCCGCCAGGTCCGCTGGGTGAAAGAGAACTTCCGCGACGAGGACTACCAGGTGCTCAAGATCTTCACGTCGGGGAGTTTCTTCGACCCCGGCGAGGTTCCCCCCGCCGTCCGGCGCGCAGTCGCGGAGGCGTTCCGCGGCAAGGCCGTGATTGCCGAGACACGGCCCGAGTACGTCGAGGCCGACGCAGTCCGCGAGTTCCGGGAAGAGATCGATACCGGCGACTGGGATAAACCGCTTCACGTCGCCGTGGGCCTCGAGACCACGAACGATCTCATCCGGGAGAGGAGCATCGACAAGGGGTTCTCGTACGCCGACTTCCTCCGCGCCGCAGAGGTCGCCCACGCCGCCGGTGCGGGCATGAAGGCCTACCTGATGATGAAACCGCCGTTCCTGACCGAACGCGAGGCACGCGACGATATGATACGCTCGATCAGGGACGTCGCTCCCGTTGCGGACAGCGTCTCCATGAACCTCTGCACTGTCCAGAGCAGGACCGAGGTCGAACATCTCTGGAAGCAGCACGCATACCGGCCGCCGTACCTCTGGAGCGTCCTTGACGTGCTGATCGCCTCCCCGGTGCATATCCTCTGCGATCCTGTCGGCGGCGGACAGATGCGGGGGCCGCACAACTGCGGCGGCTGCGACCGCCCGATCGTGAAGGGGATCGCCGACTACTCGCTAACCGGCGACGTCGAACTCCTGCGTGCCCTGGCGGAGACGGAGTGCGGGTGCAAAGAAGAGTGGGAGTTCGTGCTGGATCAGGAAGAGCCGTTCTGTATGCCGCTCACCCGCTAGCACTTCTCCAGTTTCTCCAGCTGCTCGCAGAGCAGCGGGAGGAACGTTCCCGCATCGCTCACGACGCCTATCGCCTGCGTCGTGCCCCTGTCCATCAGTTTCGTAACCGATGCGGGGTTGATGTCGACGCAGACGGTCTTGACGTACGAGGGGAGGCAGTTCCCGACGGCGATCGAGTGCAGAAGCGTTCCCACCATCACCACCATCCCGAGATCGTGGATATGGCAGCGCATGGTGTCCTGCGCCTCGACGACGTCCGTGATCGTGTCGGGGAGCGGGCCGTCGTCCCGGATGGAGCCAGCGAGCACGAACGGGATGCCCTTCTTCACGCACTCGTACATGATCCCGCCGGTGACGAGCCCCTGGTCGACCGCGTTCTTGATGGAGCCCGCCCGCATGATCTCGCTGATGGCGCGGATGTGGTGCTTGTGCCCGCCGGTGACGAGCGTGCCCGTTTTGACGTTCATCCCGAGCGACGTGCCAAAGAGGTTGGACTCGATATCGTGGGTGGCGAGCGCGTTCCCCGCGAAGAGCACGTCGATGTAGCCTTCACGGATCATCGTTGCGAGAGCGTCGGCCGCTCCGGTATGAACGATGGCGGGGCCGCCGACGAGCGCAATCTTCTCGCCTTTCCTCTTTGATCTCAGGATCTCGCGGGCGATCTTTCCGATGATCGCCTCGCTCGGCCGCTCGGACGAGACGGTCCCGTGCATGAACTCGAAGGTGCTGACTTTCCTCGGCCGCTCGGGGTAGACCACGCGAACCCCGGTCTCGCTGACAACGACCGCATCCCCCGCCTTGATCTTCGCTATCGGGGTGCAGATCGCGCGCTTCTCCTTCTCGTCGACCACGATATGGCAGTCCATCTCGATGCGTTCGACGGGCAGCCATTCGTCCCGGTATTTTACAAAGGTCGGGTGATTGGTGGTCGAGTAGAACCCCTTCGGCAGGATCCGGTCGCCCTCTGCCGGTACGAGGGTGACGTCGCCGATCTCGGGGGTACGCGCGCCGAGCCGGTGCAGTTCGGAGAGGATGGCGTCGAGCAGGTGATCGTCGGGCGCCGTCACGCGCAGACGTGCGTAACTGGTGTCCGTCTTCAGCTTCCCGACATTGAACGTGAGGATCTCGAATTCGCCTCCCATATCCATGATCCTGTCAAACACCAGGGTCATGACGCCCGAATCGATGATATGGCCTTCTAGCTCGATTTCCCGGCAGGATTCCATGTTATAAAGATGGGTGATAGTCCGATAATACAGTTTCCCCGCCGGCCTCTCCCCCCAGAACACTGCCCCAGCCGCCGGTCCGTGACGATACTCTCCCGGGTGAGTGGCGGCGCGCACCGGTCCCGAGGGTGGGAAAACTTCGGCGCTCAAATTCTCTTCAGCGGGGTCGAGTGCGACAGGCGGGACGTCAGGAGACTGAGACAGTGCGGGTATTCCAGCAGCAGATGGCAGCACGGACGCGACTTTGATCGTGAGAAACCTGGAATGCTTCAAGACGTGAGGGAAAGCGAACGTGAGCACCGCAAGGTGCGGGGAAAGGAGTTCGAGCACCGCCGGGTGCGAAGGAGCGTTACTCCGAACTAACCTGTTCTTCGTGTTTCCGAAGCCCTATGCACTTCACTTCCGGCAGAGGTACTTCTGCACCAGCGCCAGTTCCTCGCGGGTGTTGACGTTGAAGGCAAGCCGTCTGTCGCGCAGGAGAAGTTGCAACTCGTCCTGTGCCGCACCGGAATCGCCCGCCGTCAGGATGTTGATCCCGGCGGGGCAGGCCGGGATACCGTCGACCGCTTCCGTGTACCGGGTGCGGCAGCCGTGCTCCTCGCAGAGGTCTCGGGGCACCCACGTCGAGCATGCCGGCGTTCCCGCCCGGCGCCAGGCGTCCTCGACGGCGGTGACGATATCGGGCGCAAGACAGGGGAGGTCGGATACGCAGGTGAAGAAGGGCGTTCCTTCTTCCTCCAGGTCCGCCGCAGCGGCGTTGATGTCTTCGATGTAGCCGAGCCCCTCCGCTTCGTACAGGCCGACCCCCTGCGCCCGGCACCAGTTCTTGGTGAACGGCGTCCGGTACGAGGCGACCACGACCACCTCGTGGCCTGCGGCCGTGAAGGCGTCGGTGACGTAAGAGAGCATCGGCCGGCCGCAGATGGTGACCAGGGGTTTCTCACCCATCCGGAGACGGGTACCTCGCCCCCCGGCCATGATCAGGGCAAGCATGCTTCGAGCGCCTCAATGAGTTGCCTGTTCTCCTCGTGGGTCCGGACGGCCACGCGGATGTGCCGGGGGAGCCCGAACGACCGGCAGTCCCGGACAAGAAGGCCGCGGGAGAGGAGCCGCCCAACGAGCACCTCCGCCTCCATCGGGACTTCAATAAGGATATAGTTCGCAGAGGGGGGCGCATAGCCGAGATTGAGAACATCCAGGCGGCTGCAGAGCCAGGCACGCTCCCGGGCAATCCGCTCCCGCGACTCCTCAAGGAGGTCGTAGTGCCGGAAAGCCTCGATCGCGAACGACTCGGCGAACGCGTTCACCGTCCAGGGAAGGCGCACCGTCTCCACCCTCTCGATGAGCTCGGGCGCGCCGAAGGCGTAGCCGAACCGGATGCCCGGCACGGCGAAGCTCTTCGTGAGGGAACGCAACAGAAAGAGGTTCTCGTGGGAGACGTCGACAACGCTCTGGGCCGGGTCGGAGAGTTCAATGAAGGCTTCGTCGAGGAAGAGGCACGCTCCCCGGCCGGCGACCCCCTCAAGCAACCGGAGGACTTCCACCCGGGTCAGAAGTTTCCCGGTGGGGTTGTTCGGGTTGCAGAGGAACCGAACGGCAGCCCCGTTCTCATCCGCCGTACACCGGGCACCGGCAAGCCTCACCGACACCCCGTACTCGGCAAACGTCGGCGACTCGACATAGGCGGCATCACCGGTCCCGAGCACGGCAGAACAGAACGCGCGAATCAACTCGACGGAACCGTTGCCGACGGCGACCTCTGCGGCATCGCGCCCGAATGTTCTGCCTATTTCCTCTTTGAGCGTCACATACCGGTCGTCGGGGTAATCTTTCAGCGCCGAAACGTCCGGAATCCAGGGGATATCCGGAGGATACGGATTCACGTTAGCACTGAAATCAAGCAGCTCGCCCATCTCCCGGGTGCGGTGCCAGCGCACCCGGCCGCCATGTTCCGCCCTTTCGGGGAGATTATCTCTCATATTCGTGGCAACTCTTTGAGGATACGTTGTCGGCTGCTATCCATAAAACCGTTATGTCGGGCAGAATTTCATACCGATAGATATATATACCATCCGGATATTATTATGCCTTATCTGATGCAGTCAGACGAAAAGGTTACGATTGTCTGACAAATGGCCGACAAGGGGCAGCCACATGTCAGATATGAGTGATTGAAATGATGGATCGGATAACAATCAGATTGCCACGGCAACAGGTCGAGATGCTCGAGAGGCTGGTGGAAGCCGGCGAATTCCCCACAGTATCGGAGGCTGTGCGGTATTCGGTCAGGGCGCTTCTTGAAAGGCATGGAAACCGTGTTCTACGTGAGGCCGACCAGATTTCATTCAAAGTTTAGGAGGTATATTGATGCAGACGATCATCAACGAAGCGTTAAGACACGCCGAACGTGAGAAGTACCTGAAGACGGACATGGCAGATGGCGAAGATGACATCATCGGCCAGCCACGCATTGTCATCGTAGGATGCGGCGGTGCGGGCAACAACACCGTCAACCGGCTGTACCACATGCAGGTCAGCGGTGCGGAGACAATCGCGATCAACACGGACAAGCAGCACCTGGACATGATCCAGGCCGACAAGAGAGTTCTTGTCGGCAAATCGCTCACCAAAGGCCTTGGAGCCGGCGGGTTCCCCGACGTCGGCAGGCGTGCAGCCGAGATGGCCCGGCCCACCCTGGAGAACCTCCTCTGCGACGCCGACCTCGTCTTCATCACCGCAGGTATGGGCGGAGGCACCGGTACGGGCACCGCCCCGGTCGTCGCGCAGATCGCAAAGGAGCAGGGCGCCATCGTCGTCGGCATGGTCAGCTACCCCTTCCAGGTCGAGAAAGCCCGGCTTCTCCGCGCGGAAGAGGGGCTTGAACAGCTCTCGTCCGCTGCCGACTCGGTGATCGTGCTCGACAACAACCGCCTCATCAAGTACGTGCCGAACCTCCCGCTCGGCCAGGCGTTCTCGGTCATGGACCAGCTCATCGCGGAGACCGTCAAGGGCATCAGCGAGACGATCACGGAGCCTTCTCTCATCAACATCGACTACGCCGACGTGCGTGCCATCATGAGCAAGGGAGGCGTCGCCGTGATGCTCGTCGGCGAGAGCAAGCAGCAGAACAAAGCCGAGAGCGTCGTTCACGAGTGCCTCAACCACCCCCTGCTGGACATCGACTACCGCGGAGCAACGGGCAGCCTCATCCACATCACGGGCGGAAACGACCTGACCCTCCAGGACGCCGAAGAGATCGCAAGCTCCCTGACCTACGAACTCGACCCCCACGCGGACGTCATCTGGGGGGCGCGGGTGAACAGCGAGTACGAAGGAAGAGTTCGTGTCATGGCAGTCATGACCGGCGTGAAAAGTGCACAGATCCTCGGAAGCCACCGCGCCTACGAACCCGCGACCCAGCGGTCCGGCGCACCTGCCAACAGGCGCATGGCCAGGGACGCCCCGAGCGGGGGCGGCCTCATAGACTTCCTCTAAAATCCCCTACCCTCTATCATACCTTTCTTAAATCGGAATCGTTTCACGGAGGCGCCCTCCATGCTTCTACGAAATACTTAAGAGCACAGATGACGTTTGAATTATAGACGTTCTTGTATAATCCCTCCAGCACGGGGTGTATTGTGCAGGGCATAGATCCACCGGATCTGCGATTGCCAAAGTACCGGGGTTGAACACATGAGCAGACAGATGAACGACGGTCTCGATCACCGAGTCCGGGAAGCGTCTTTTCTTGTGGTGTGGCCGCTACACGAGCCTCCGGCATCCTGCAGCACACAGGAGCGGCCTTTTGCTGGCGGGGATATGAGACAGGTACCGAATGTCGAGGATTGGTAAAGAATGCTGAACGATCTGATTGAAAAGAGAAAAAAGGTCCTTGCGGAGTCTGAACAGCACAAAGACCGGCGAAACGAGCTGAACGCGCTTGCCAGCAAAAACGCCAGGGAACGCAACACGTTGAATGGCCAGACCCGCGAGTTCGTCGAGGAGGCGCAACAGCACAAGGAGCAGCGGGATAAGATCAACGAAGAAGTCCAGGCGCTGAAAGACCAGAGAAACGATTACAACGACAAGGCAAACGCGCTCTTCGAGGAGATCGAGTCCTTCAAGAGAGAGCACGGCAACCTCCAGAACCGGGGCATCAAGGAACTGCAGAAGCAGATCGAGCACCTGGAGTTCAAGCAGCAGACCGAGGTCTACAGCACCGATAAGGAACGTGAGCTGATCGAGAAGATCAAGCAGCTCAAGGCGGCGGCGAAGGACCAGGAGGCCGAGCTCGAACAGAACAAAGAGATGCGGACGAAGCTTACCGACGCCCGCGAGTTTCGCAGACTGGCGTCCGAGATCCACAAGGATGTCACCGAGAAGGCCGAAGCCGCACAGCAGCACCACGACCTGATGGTGGAGTCTTACAGGAAGGCCGACAAGTCCCGCGAAGAGGCCGATCAGGCCCACCAGCAGTTCGTCGAGGCCCAGGAGGCTGCGGACGAAGAGCACAAGCAGTTCATCGCCTGCCAGAAGGAGCTCCGTGACTACGACAAGGTTATCTCGGGTCTCCGGAAGAAGACCAAGAAGACCAAAGTCACCAAAGAGCAGAAGGCCGTCCGGAAAGAGGCGGAACGTGTCTTCCAGCAGTTCCGTGACGGTGAGAAGATCACCACCGACGATCTGCTCCTGCTTCAGCGTGCAAAACTCATCTAATACTTTTTTACCGCGCCGCAAATCATTTAATAGATCTGAGGCGATGTTCTATTGAATGGCAAAAGAGCGGACGCTCGTCCTCTGTGTCGATCGCGATGACGATCTCGGGTTTAAAGCCGGGATCGATGGCCCCATCGTGGGCAGGGAGGCATGCCTCCATGCGGCGACCTCGCTCGCCCTGGTCGATCCCGAGGACTCCGACGTCAACGCGATCTTCGAGACGATCAAACTCCACGACGAACTTACCGGGAAAGGGGAAGAGGTCGCCGTCGCCGTCATCTGCGGCAACCATATGAACCTGCTCGAGGGTGATCGGCGGGTAGCGTCCAGTCTCGACGCAATCCTCTCCGCAACGGGTTCCACATCCTGCATCATCGTGACGGACGGAGCCGAGGACGAGTACGTCCTCCCCATCATCCAGTCCCGGGTGCCGGTCAGCAGCGTGCGGAGAGTCGTGGTCAACCAGATGCCGAACCTCGAGGGGACGTATTATATCTTACGGCGTCTGCTCGACGACCCGAAGGTTTCGAAGATCGTGCTTGTCCCGGTCGGTCTCGCGATGCTCCTCTATGCCGTGGGATACCTCCTCGGGTACCCCGAGGGTGCGACCATCGTCGTCGTCGGCGTCATCGGCACCTACCTGCTCTTCAAGGGCATCGGAATAGACGAGGTCTTCGGTTACCTGATTACCTCGCTGAAAGCATCGCTCCACGGCGGGAGGTTCACGTTCGTCTCCTACATCGCTGCGATACTCCTCGGTATCGTCGGGATTATCCTCGGGCTCATAAGCCTCCTCGAATACTACTCCCCGTTCGGCATCGTCATCCAGGTGCTCGCGTTCATCTACGGTGCCGTCGCCTGGTTCACCGCCGCCGGCCTCGTGGCATCGGTGGGAAAGATCATCGACGTCTTCTTGAACGAACGCGAAGCCATCCAGCGGGTGATTGCCCTGCCGTTCTTCGTTCTGGCGATCGGGGCCATCGCCTACGGGGCAAGCATCTACATCCTCTCGATCAGCAGCGAGATCTCCGGGTTCCCCATAACGAGTACGAGCGGTGCGCTGTATATCCTCTTCGCGATAATCGGAGGGCTCTTCTGCGCCTTTTTCGGCGTATACCTCCAGTCGTTCCTGGGCCGCTGGGTCGACGAACGCGAACCGGTCGCGAACCAGTCGCACTGAAGAGACGTGGCGGCGCCCGATCACCTTTCAGAACCCAGGTTCTCCCCGTCTTGCGGGAGATTCCCGCCCCTCACTTCTCGACGACATAGCGGATGAAGCGTTTCGGCCTGATAACGACCGCAGTTGTAGACGGCACTCATCGGGCTGTGTGACGATGCCAGACGCCCCGGATCGTCCCTGCCGCGAGGCAGCAGCGGCCCCAAAAGACTCTCAATTCACCCGCCACACCCACCGCGCCCTTACGGGGATCGGGCCGCTGCCGCAGGCGTGAGCACGGCCGTAACGCCGTACTCGAAAGACCTGAAGGTAGCGTCAAAAGTCCGGCTTACCGACGATCAGGCAAAATAGCCGAATCCATCGGGGAATTCGCTGACGTTCTCGTAGTGTTTGACGTCCTGAGAGGTAACGACGGTGAGCGAGGGCACGACCACGCCGAACCGGTGAGCGGGGAACCAGTACGACCCCTGCCCGTAGTCGTTCGATGCATCTTTCACGCGCACCTCGATGCGCTCGAGATCGAGATACTGAACGCTGGCGTTGTTGAAGTTCAGTATCTCGAGTGCTTTCTGCCTCAGATCGGATTTCCCAATGAGGAGAACGAGGAACCCGATGCCGTCGTCTATCGTATAGTTCATGGTGACGACGGCATCCGCCTTCTCCAGCCGGACGGTGACGTCTTTGACGGTGATGTAACTGTACCGCTCCTCGCCCGCCGCCACCGCGGGAGCAATGAGAGCAGCCACCAGCAGCAGCGCCATGCCGACCGCCAACCGTTTCATGGTATAGCGTATATAGAGCGGCTCATAAAGCCTTTATGGTCGATCCGCACCAAATCGGCCGCATACACGACCGTCTGACGGATAGGGCGCGCAAGAGAGGTTTTTCCGGAGCGCCGGATGCCGCCGGCGCACCGTGCGGGAGCATCCGCGAGAATAACTCCCGAAGGGAGAGATTCCATCGACATCCGACCGCTACGCTCTCCCCACGGGTATCAAAAAGTGCTTCGGGATCTCACTTCGCATGAGCGAGGACAATCTCGATGCTTGATACGTTAGTCTTACCGGTATCGGTGTCGATCATCTCGGTCGACGTAAAGATCTCTTTTTTGTCCACGTTTGCAAGGAACCGGTTGAGCGCGATCTCCGCCGTATCGACCGCACGTGAAATTGCCTTCCCCCGGGCCTTAATCGCGACTTCCTCCGCTCCGTTATTGAACTGAGTGACCACCGCAAGCACGTAGTTCATGACAGGTTTGTTTCCTACGAATACTGTGTTGTCCTTTATCATTAGCCCACCTCGTCTAAAGGTACTTCTTCGAGCATATCAGTTCTGCGTTGAGGACGGATGCGCCTGCGGCCCCACGGATAGTGTTGTGACCGAGCGCAACGAACCGTAATCCTTCACGGATTCTCCCGACCGACACCGTCATGCCTCGCCCGCGGTTACGGTCGAGCCGTGGCTGCGGACGGTCGGGCAGGTCGAGGAACTCAACGGCCTTCTCCGGCTGTAAGGGTAGATTGTTGAAGGGTGACTTAAAGTTTGCGTAAACTTTTTTCACCTCGGCAACCGGCTCCTTCACGTCGATCCAGACCGCAATGGTATGCCCGTCGATGACAGGAACCCGGTGGCAACTTGCGCTCACGCTGAACGGAGCCGGAGTCACCTCGGAACCGTCAAACGATCCCATGATCTTCAGCGTCTCGATCTCCATCTTCTCCTCTTCGGAGCCGATGTAGGGAACGACGTTATCATAGATGTCCATAGCGGAGACGCCGGCAAACCCGCCCCCGGAGATAGCCTGCATGGTCGCCACGCGCACGTCATGGAACTCGAACGATCTCAAGGGTGCAAGGGCCAGCGCAAGGACGATCGTCGAACAGTTCGGGTTCGTCACGATGAATCCCTCACGCCCGCGATCCCGCTGGACGTCGATCAGACCGAGGTGATCCGGGTTGACCTCCGGGA from Methanoculleus chikugoensis encodes the following:
- a CDS encoding ribbon-helix-helix domain-containing protein, whose protein sequence is MMDRITIRLPRQQVEMLERLVEAGEFPTVSEAVRYSVRALLERHGNRVLREADQISFKV
- a CDS encoding archaeosine biosynthesis radical SAM protein RaSEA, translating into MVSKLTEKPLASWRGKDRFDGRILDTLTVIFRSGGCSWNRCRMCGYRHERYPDLPGEELAERMIRQVRWVKENFRDEDYQVLKIFTSGSFFDPGEVPPAVRRAVAEAFRGKAVIAETRPEYVEADAVREFREEIDTGDWDKPLHVAVGLETTNDLIRERSIDKGFSYADFLRAAEVAHAAGAGMKAYLMMKPPFLTEREARDDMIRSIRDVAPVADSVSMNLCTVQSRTEVEHLWKQHAYRPPYLWSVLDVLIASPVHILCDPVGGGQMRGPHNCGGCDRPIVKGIADYSLTGDVELLRALAETECGCKEEWEFVLDQEEPFCMPLTR
- a CDS encoding coiled-coil protein — encoded protein: MLNDLIEKRKKVLAESEQHKDRRNELNALASKNARERNTLNGQTREFVEEAQQHKEQRDKINEEVQALKDQRNDYNDKANALFEEIESFKREHGNLQNRGIKELQKQIEHLEFKQQTEVYSTDKERELIEKIKQLKAAAKDQEAELEQNKEMRTKLTDAREFRRLASEIHKDVTEKAEAAQQHHDLMVESYRKADKSREEADQAHQQFVEAQEAADEEHKQFIACQKELRDYDKVISGLRKKTKKTKVTKEQKAVRKEAERVFQQFRDGEKITTDDLLLLQRAKLI
- the asd gene encoding aspartate-semialdehyde dehydrogenase, with protein sequence MINVGVLGATGAVGQRFVQLLADHPWFHLQTLTASERSAGKPYGKVVNWRLDAPYPDNVSDIVVTPTTVESLKDCDLVFSALPPEVAASLETEIADAGIGVCSNARSHRMDADVPLVIPEVNPDHLGLIDVQRDRGREGFIVTNPNCSTIVLALALAPLRSFEFHDVRVATMQAISGGGFAGVSAMDIYDNVVPYIGSEEEKMEIETLKIMGSFDGSEVTPAPFSVSASCHRVPVIDGHTIAVWIDVKEPVAEVKKVYANFKSPFNNLPLQPEKAVEFLDLPDRPQPRLDRNRGRGMTVSVGRIREGLRFVALGHNTIRGAAGASVLNAELICSKKYL
- a CDS encoding DUF373 family protein produces the protein MAKERTLVLCVDRDDDLGFKAGIDGPIVGREACLHAATSLALVDPEDSDVNAIFETIKLHDELTGKGEEVAVAVICGNHMNLLEGDRRVASSLDAILSATGSTSCIIVTDGAEDEYVLPIIQSRVPVSSVRRVVVNQMPNLEGTYYILRRLLDDPKVSKIVLVPVGLAMLLYAVGYLLGYPEGATIVVVGVIGTYLLFKGIGIDEVFGYLITSLKASLHGGRFTFVSYIAAILLGIVGIILGLISLLEYYSPFGIVIQVLAFIYGAVAWFTAAGLVASVGKIIDVFLNEREAIQRVIALPFFVLAIGAIAYGASIYILSISSEISGFPITSTSGALYILFAIIGGLFCAFFGVYLQSFLGRWVDEREPVANQSH
- a CDS encoding TIGR00300 family protein, producing the protein MESCREIELEGHIIDSGVMTLVFDRIMDMGGEFEILTFNVGKLKTDTSYARLRVTAPDDHLLDAILSELHRLGARTPEIGDVTLVPAEGDRILPKGFYSTTNHPTFVKYRDEWLPVERIEMDCHIVVDEKEKRAICTPIAKIKAGDAVVVSETGVRVVYPERPRKVSTFEFMHGTVSSERPSEAIIGKIAREILRSKRKGEKIALVGGPAIVHTGAADALATMIREGYIDVLFAGNALATHDIESNLFGTSLGMNVKTGTLVTGGHKHHIRAISEIMRAGSIKNAVDQGLVTGGIMYECVKKGIPFVLAGSIRDDGPLPDTITDVVEAQDTMRCHIHDLGMVVMVGTLLHSIAVGNCLPSYVKTVCVDINPASVTKLMDRGTTQAIGVVSDAGTFLPLLCEQLEKLEKC
- a CDS encoding NTP transferase domain-containing protein, encoding MLALIMAGGRGTRLRMGEKPLVTICGRPMLSYVTDAFTAAGHEVVVVASYRTPFTKNWCRAQGVGLYEAEGLGYIEDINAAAADLEEEGTPFFTCVSDLPCLAPDIVTAVEDAWRRAGTPACSTWVPRDLCEEHGCRTRYTEAVDGIPACPAGINILTAGDSGAAQDELQLLLRDRRLAFNVNTREELALVQKYLCRK
- the ftsZ gene encoding cell division protein FtsZ → MQTIINEALRHAEREKYLKTDMADGEDDIIGQPRIVIVGCGGAGNNTVNRLYHMQVSGAETIAINTDKQHLDMIQADKRVLVGKSLTKGLGAGGFPDVGRRAAEMARPTLENLLCDADLVFITAGMGGGTGTGTAPVVAQIAKEQGAIVVGMVSYPFQVEKARLLRAEEGLEQLSSAADSVIVLDNNRLIKYVPNLPLGQAFSVMDQLIAETVKGISETITEPSLINIDYADVRAIMSKGGVAVMLVGESKQQNKAESVVHECLNHPLLDIDYRGATGSLIHITGGNDLTLQDAEEIASSLTYELDPHADVIWGARVNSEYEGRVRVMAVMTGVKSAQILGSHRAYEPATQRSGAPANRRMARDAPSGGGLIDFL
- the albA gene encoding DNA-binding protein Alba, whose protein sequence is MIKDNTVFVGNKPVMNYVLAVVTQFNNGAEEVAIKARGKAISRAVDTAEIALNRFLANVDKKEIFTSTEMIDTDTGKTNVSSIEIVLAHAK
- a CDS encoding pyridoxal phosphate-dependent aminotransferase; translation: MRDNLPERAEHGGRVRWHRTREMGELLDFSANVNPYPPDIPWIPDVSALKDYPDDRYVTLKEEIGRTFGRDAAEVAVGNGSVELIRAFCSAVLGTGDAAYVESPTFAEYGVSVRLAGARCTADENGAAVRFLCNPNNPTGKLLTRVEVLRLLEGVAGRGACLFLDEAFIELSDPAQSVVDVSHENLFLLRSLTKSFAVPGIRFGYAFGAPELIERVETVRLPWTVNAFAESFAIEAFRHYDLLEESRERIARERAWLCSRLDVLNLGYAPPSANYILIEVPMEAEVLVGRLLSRGLLVRDCRSFGLPRHIRVAVRTHEENRQLIEALEACLP